From Thalassovita sp.:
GGCGTTGGGCAGGCGGTCGGCGCGCTGGTAGTGGCGGTTGAGGCATTTGGCGCGCAGCACCTTGGTGTTGCTTCCCAGCGCAGTGGTGGCGCGGGTCACGCAGCGGCGCGGCAGAACCTTGCGCGGTTTCGGGCGGGGCGTGTGAACGACGTCGCGGTCGCGGCGGTCGTTGTTGTCAGACAGCGCCTTGCCCAGGATCACCAGCGCGGTGGCGCCGAACAGAAACTTGGCGATATCTTCGTCGCTGGCCGCGCGGGCGGGGGCGGCGCTGATTGAGGTGATGGTCAGGGCGGCGGCCAGGACGGAGGCAATGAACTTACGGGACATGATGGGGTTCCTAACTGTGTTTACGCGTTGATTTCAGGTGCCCTGATGCGCTGTGGCGGCTCATGTGTCGCGCCGTTGGCTGCACCGTTTCGGGCTGTGAATTCAACTTGGGCCACCCCCCTTGAGACAGGCAATAACACCCCCCTGTTATCGAATATCGCCGTGCGGAAACCCCTTTGGTTATTGAATAACACCCCCTTTCGGCGCATGTTGGCGGTATGAAACACACCCTTGCCATAACCCTCTCTTTGACGCTTCTGGCGGTCGCCGCACCGCAGGGCGCCAGTGCCGCCTGTTACGCCGATTATAAGGCCAAGCAGGACAATCCCCTGAAGCTGCATTACGGCGTCGCCGAACTGACCGGTGCCTGCGCCAAGAAAGCTGCCAAGGCCGAGCTGACACCACGTCTGGCGCGTGACGGCTGGACGCTGCTGAATGTTCTGTCGGTGTTTGGAGATGACGGTTTGCAAGAAAGGAAAGAGAGTGCCGGAACCTACTTCCTCCGCTTCTGACGCCCGCCGATCCGGCACCCGGATCGTATCTTTCGGCATTGCTGCCATTGTCTGTCTGCTGCTTCTGGCGGCAGTTTTTCTGTTTCTGACCCTGCCGGATGCAAATGCCTTCAACATGCGGGTCGAACGGATCTTTGTTGAAAATGACGGTCTGACCAATGCCGCTGACATCAAGCTGCTGGAGATCCTTGCGCAGTCGGGCACGGCCTTTGCCGATACGCTGACCAGCTACCGGATGGTGATCTTTGTCCTGCTGGTCTTTGCCACTGCGATGCTGATTGCCGCTTTGGTCTTTCTGGTGATGCTGGTGATGATGAACCGTCGCATGGCGCAGATCGAACATGCGGGGATTCAAGTGTCCTCGCTGCTGATCAGCCGGGATGAAAACACGGTTTACCTGAACAACATGGGTTTCAAGCTGACTGCGGCAGCGATGGAAACACTTTCGGTTCTGGCCGAAGCGCGGATGGACGAAGATTTGCTGTCAGGTGCTGAGATTGAAGCGATGGTGTCGGGCAAGGATTCTTCGGACTGCGAAGAAGCCGCTGGCGCCACCCGGATCAAGCGCCTGCGCGACACGCTGGGCAATCAGATGGTCAGTGAGCTGCTGGTGAAAAACATTGCCCGCAAAGGCTATATGCTGGCGGTGGACAAGGATGTGATCCGGATGGTTTGAGCCTAGTCGCCACCTCCACCACCGCCGCCGCTGTCGCCACCATCAAATCCGCCATCGCTGCTGCTGTCGTTAACCCAGGCGCCCCCCGGTTCACCCGGGTGGATGTCTGAGCGCATTTCGCTGCCGTCCAGTTCCGTCCAGATCCAGACACCGCTGGCATCCTGGTGCAGGCTTTTGCGGCGGCGGCGATATTTGCGTGGCTCCCAAAAGGTGGAGATCAGGAAAACCGCCATGGCGATCACAAAAATGGCGACATATTCAAATTCAATGTGCATCTATTGACCCTGTTGGCAGATGTAAAAAAGGGGCCCGCAGGCCCCTTAAACTGTGTCACTTGCCGCGCAGCGTGTCGCCAAAGCTCAGCGTTGGCGTCAGCTCCACATGATCTTCGATCTCGGCGTCAGGGTTGGCGGTGCGTTCCACAATGATCTCGGCAGCTTTTGCCCCGATCTCGGCCCGGCAGGCATCCATTGTTGCCAGCTGTTTCGGCAAGCCCTGCAGCAGCTCAACACCGTTGAACCCGGCCAGACCGATCTGGCCCGGGACATCCACACCCTTTTCCATCAGGTAGAGCAGACCACCCGCGCCGATCATGTCGTTGGAGTAGTAGAGGAAATCCAGATCCGGGGTGCGTTCCAGCATGGCGGCGGTCATTTCGCGGCCTTTGCCCAGGGCTGATCCGCCCGAGTAGAACTCCTGATCGGCAACCTCAACGCCGCCTTTGGCCAGCGCCTGTGTCATGCCTTCGAACCGTTTGCGGGCGCGGTGGTCCAGCGGCATCTTGGTGCCCATGAAGCCGATGCGCTTGTAGCCTGCTTCCAGAATGGCCTCACCAATGTGCTGCCCGGCGCGACGGTGGGAAATGCCGACCATAGCGTCGATCGGATCCCCGTCCACATCCATGATTTCAACCACCGGGATACCCGCAGCCCGCAGCATGGCGCGCGAGGCTTCGGAATGCTCCAGCCCGGCGATGATCACCCCTGAGGGACGCCATGACAGCATCTCATAAAGGACCTTCTCCTCTTTCTCAGGCAGGTAGTCGGTGATGCCGACAACAGGTTGCAGATCGGTATCTTCCAGCACCCGGCTGATCCCTGTCATCACCTCAGGAAACACCATGTTGGACATGGAGGGGATGATCACACCCACCAGATTCACACGCTGACTGGCAAGGGCACCGGCGATTTTATTGGGGACATAGCCCAGCTGTTTGGCGGCCTGCAGCACCTTTTCACGGGTGGCTTGGCTGACGTCGCTGCGGTTGCGCAACACCCGGCTGACGGTCATTTCCGAAACGCCTGATGCTTCCGAGACATCACGCAGGGTGAGGGGGCGGTTATCGTTCCGGCTCAATCGCACCATCCTGAATAAACAAGGTTTCTTCATTGTTAGCGCGAACCCACGGGCTTGTTCAAGCCACCGTCACCAGCTAAGACGTCCGGGCGTGGCCCTGTGGCTCAACTGGATAGAGCAGCCCCCTCCTAAGGGGCAGGTTGCAGGTTCGAATCCTGCCGGGGTCGCCAAAACCACCTGAAAAATATGGTTTATTTACAGGACGTTGTGCGGAAGACTGCAAAAAGTCCCGTCAGCTTTCGGGCCGTAATCGACTGAAACGACCGATTTCTCGTACAAAACCTGTACAAAATTCGCACGTTTGTGCGTATTTTGGGGGCCAATCATGAGCCGCCATAGCTTTGATCCCGAAATCGCGGGACTTGTTGGCCTGAATGCGGCGGTGATTTTCCAGAACATCACCTTCTGGATCGAGAAGAACCAAGCCAATCGCCGCAACCATCGAGACGGGCGGTATTGGACTTACAATTCGATCTCGGCCTTTAGTGAGTTGTTCCCCTATCTGAGCGAAAAGCAGATCCGAACAGCGCTCGAAAAGCTGGTCAGTGCAGAGCTGATCATCAAGGGCAATTTCAGCGATGATCGCTATGACCGGACCTGTTGGTATGCCCTGGGCAACTCCATTTGCCCAAATGGGCAAATCGATCCGACCGAAAGGGAAAATGATGCATTTGCCCCTGAGGGCAAGCCATCTGCCCCAGAGGGCAAGTCCTATAAGAACAGATATAAACCATATCAAAAACCAAATCTTTCGCACGCGAAGGTAGCGGTGGAGGATGAGGTTTCAGAAAAGATTTTGTCCGCCTATCCCGAGGATCGCGTTCGCGGCAAAGCGGTTTGTAACTCGCAGATCCGCCAAGCGCTGGCCGACGGAGTGGACGCCAAAGACCTCGAGGACGCCGTGCGGACCTATGCGACCGAGAGCGAAGGCTTCACCCGCTCCAAGGTGTGCTTCTCCGACAATTGGTTCTCCTCTGGCCGTTGGTTGAAATACCTTCAGGAGGTTGAGGAGGCGCGAGAAGCGGGCAAAGCCAAAGAGGTGGAATTGCTGAAAGGTTTGGCCGACTGGGTCACGGACAAGCATCCCCTTTGCCGCCACATAACACCCGGCCAAGTGACCGCTTTGCTAGCCGCGAACCTAGTCAGCTCAGCTGAAATCGAAGCGGCGGGGCTCAGAGCATGACCGCAACCGATCCAACCGAAGAGCGAACAGCAAGGTTACCCACCGATTACATCGGCGGGACTTGTGAGGGGCGGCAAGCCTCCCCTTCAAACCCTAACCAGACGCACGCAAGCGGCGTCAAAGAGGGCCTTTCCGAGAGCGTGATCTTTCGATGCACACCGTCGGAAAAGGAAGCGCTTGTGGCCAAGGCGCGCGCCGCTGGCCTGCCCAATGCCACGCTGATGCGCGAGGCCTTGGGGCTGACCGAGGCGCGTCGGCGCAAGCCCGTCCCCCAAGTTGATCCGAAGCTGACCTTTGCGGTTGCCCGTGTCGGCGGCAACCTCAATCAGCTCTCCCGCTGGATCAACGGCGCGGTCAAATCCGGCCGCGCGAACCAGATCGACGCGCTCAAGATCGTGGTGCAGCTAGTGGTCATCGAACGACAGATGGCGCAGATCGTGGCGGCACACACGGGCGGTGGCGAATGATCATCTCGTTCTTTTCCACCGGCACAGGCGGCGGAGCCGCACCCGTCGACTACCTGACAGCGCGTGAAGTTCTTGCCTATGACGAGAACCGCCGCCTCATCCGCGACGACACCAGTAAACCGCAAACCAAGATCCGCGACCCGTTGCCTGAGGTGCTGCACGGTAACCCCGACCAAACCCGCGACCTTATCGATGCGAGCTCCAACAAATGGAGCTACACGGCAGGTGTGATCAGCTTTGCCGACAGCGACGATCCCAGTCCCGCCGCCCAGCAAGAGGCCATTGAGCTATTTGAGGCTCTGGCCTTTGCTGGGCTGGACAGGGATCAATACGATTGTCTCTGGGTGCGCCACTCGCATGAAGGCAATGTCGAGCTGCACTTCTGCACGCCACGCCTTGAGCTGAGCACGGGCAAGGCGTTGAACATCGCACCGCCAGGCCATGAAAACGCCTTTTCCAGCCTGCGTGATTTGATGAACAAGACGCACGGTTGGGCAGACCCTTTGGAGCCAGATCGCGCTCGCGAAGTGAGGGCGACGATTGAAGCGCCGACGCGCGCGCAAGGTCGCGAAGCGCTGCACGATTGGATCCTCGATCAGATCAGCGTCGGCACCATCACCGACCGCGCCAGCATGATCGATGCTTTGGCCGATGCAGCCTTTGATATCCCCCGTGCCAGCAAGAATTACATCACCGCCAAAGACCCTGACACCGGCGAGCGCTGGCGTTTGAAAGGAGCGATTTTCCATGACGACTGGCAAGCCGAACCGCCTCGCCGAGAAATTGAACGCAGACCTGGAGACAGTACGCAGCGACCACGCCGCCTTGATGGCATCTCAACTGGAGAGCTTCAGGAGCGATTTCAGCAGCATTGCGACCAGCGCGCTACATACAATCGAGACCGATATCAGGTTCTTTCTGAGCGACAGCAGGAGCGAGTTGGAGAGGCGGAGCGAGACGATCAGGCGCTGGTTGACGATCTCACCCTGGGTGATCGTGGTGATGGTCTCATCCTGGATCGCGACAGTGCTGATCGCGAGTTGGTTTTGGACGGGTTTGATCACGCGCTCGGAGATGACGAGGCTTGGCCTGACACGGATCGAACAGGCTGGGCAGACATGGGTGACGCTGGACCCCGACCGGACCGAATTGAAGACCTGCACCATGGCCGGGACGCCGGTCATCTGTATCGAGATCAAGGAACCCTAGATGACACAGACCCTGACAGCATTGGAACGCGAATTGCTCGCATCCGTCGAGCGGTTGGTGACGGCCTGCGAGAGTTCAGCCAAGGAATTGCACGCCTTGGAGAAGCGCTCGACCAGCAGGATCGAAAGCAAGGTGAATGGCTTGGCGCATTGCGTGGCGCTATTGATGAAATCACATCTCACGTCCGTCACCACATTGGCCGACTTGCTGCGCGAGGAGCAGAATTACGCGACGCTGCAGGCGGGGTTAGAGACCAGCTGGAAACTAGCGAAAGACGCCGAGAAGCGGTTGACCGAGAGCTAGACGCGAGAGATAGCCACCGCAGCGCCGGACATTCGCTTTGATCTAACTGCAAATGTTGGCGTGGTTCGAGGGTCTGCAGTGGGAATCTTAGATTCGTTCTGCAGCAATTCACCACACGTCTGCGATTTCTTTGCTGGGTGCGTATGCGGATAAACCGGAACTTCATGTAGAATGCAGCGAAGAGCTCGAAAGAGCCCATAGCGGAAGTCCTTAAATGTTGCTGCGAGCGCTTGCAGCATGGAAATTTCTGCAGATGCGAGCCAAGCGGCACTACTGTGCAGCAGGAAAACCAGCCGACCATTAACGCTACAGATGGGTATTCCAACGAAAGAGCTGCGCAAGTAAGCTTTGGCATATGATTTATGCCGCCCTCATTCCCGTGAGGTTTGACCAAGTTCAACCCAAAAGGAGTAGTCTTCAATGCTGATGCCAAATTCGGTACCTGACCTTCGTGAAGCAGCCGCCGCCGCTCGCGAGAACGCTTATGCGCCTTATTCGAACTTCAAGGTTGGCGCCGCCATGCGCGGAGCATCTGGGAAGATCTACATCGGAGCAAATGTTGAGAATGTCGCCTATCCAGTGGGCACTTGCGCTGAGGAAGCGGCGCTTGCTGCCATGATTGTCGCAGGGGAGACCGAAGTCATTGAGGCCTATGTCATTGCAGACTCGCCAGAACCTGTGCCGCCCTGCGGTGCCTGCCGACAGCGCTTAAAAGAGTTTGGCAAAAACGATGTGACCGTTTGGATGGGCACCACCGACGGCAAAGAAGAAGCCACAACGATCGGTGACCTGCTACCCGGGGCTTTTGATGCCGGATACATGGCCCGCAGTTAAGAGGTCAGGTCAGCCGCAGCACGATTTCCGCGATGTGCGCAGGTCCAACTTCACAGCAGCCGCCTATGATGGTCGCTCCCATCTGAGCCCAGTCCTCCGCAAAATCGGCATAGGCTGCTGGCGTTAGATCTGTACGCGCTGACAATTCTTGAACGGTCGCACCCACCTGGACGAAACTCTGGGTGATTTCAGTGAAACCGTTTGCGTAAGCACCGAAGGGTTTTCCGCAGCCTTTGATGACGTCTACGGCCATTGTTACCGCTTCGGGGGTAGCGCAATTGACAAGCAAGGCGTCCGCTCGGTCGATGCGGTCCATCACGTGTTCGAGAGGCTCTCCCGAGCGTAACTTCGTGCCGTCATAGTCATCGACGGACACGCTGAGCCAAATGGGCTTTCCATGCCCGGTTGCGCCCTCAAGCGTTGCATCAACGTGGGCCAAGGCAGAGACCGTCTCGATCAGGAAATGATCCACATACGGGGCTTGGATGCGGCAAATCTCAGCAAAGCGGTCTACCGCGTCGTGCGGCAGTGGGCCGGTCTGATAGGATCCGAACAAAGGGCCAATCGCCCCCGCCACACTCCCAACTTCTGCGGCGTCACGAGACGCACACGCAATCTCACACGCGGCACGGTGAAGCGGTTCGAACTGTTCATCAAGCCCGGCGGCGATCAGCCGGTCATGATGGATGGCATAGCTGTTGGTGGTCGCCACCATGGCGCCTGCAGCAAAGAAATCGTCATGCACCGCCCGCACAAGCTCTTGCTCGTCCAACAGCACTTTGGTCGCCCAAAGCGGCGTTGGTTTTGCAGCACTTCGCGCAATGAGCTCTTGGCCCATGCCGCCATCCAGAATGGTGATCATGATACGTTTCTATGCTGCCGTTGGCGTTGCAGATTTCCTCCGACCCCGCCGCTCGCGCTTGGGATGTGCCACCTCGACATCGGTGCCGTCGCTTTCGGAGGAAAACGCGCCAAGGGCTGTGCTGATCGCCTCTAGGCTTGGACGGGCACCGATCTCCTGCGTGTCGAGCGCCTCTCGCATTTTCTCCAAGTGTGCTGGGGTCGTGCCGCAACAGCCGCCGATAACTTTGGCACCCGCCGCGCGGGCCAAGACCGCATATTCTGCCATCAGCTCTGGTGTTCCATCATAGTGGATTTCGCCATCAATGTATTTCGGGATACCTGCATTGCCCTTCGCGACGATCGGTATCTCGGGGTATGCTTGGTGAAAGCCCAAGACAGTCCGCAGCAAGTCAGACGCACCCACGCCGCAATTGGCTCCGAAGGCGACGGGCGGATTGTCGAGGTTTTTGACCAAATCGACCAATTCGGGTGACGTGACACCCATCATCGTGCGTCCCGCGGTGTCGAAGGTCATGGTCCCGACCCAGGGAATCTCAACACGGGCGAAGGCTTCCGCGGCTGCGCGGTACTCCTCTGGTGCTGATATCGTCTCGAGCCACAGGATGTCCGCCCCGCCGTCCTTGAGGCCACGTGCCGTCTCTTCAAAGATGTCGACCGCTTCTGCATGGCTGAGCGAGCCTACTGGTTCCATGATATCGCCGGTTGGCCCAACCGAGCCTGCGACGATCACAGGACGCCCCGCGGCGTCAGCAATCTCGCGCCCGAGCTCCGCGGACCTTTTGGACAGTTCATAAGCGCGATGACCTGCATCATGCAGATTGAGACGAGAGCGGTTCGCGCCAAACGAATTGGTGAGGAAGAGGTCCGACCCAGCCTCCACCGCGCCACGATAGAGCGCACGGATGTTGTCAGGCTTGGTGTCGTTCCACAGCTCAGGGCAATCGCCAGATTCCAGACCCATGTTGAACAGATTGGTACCGGTGGCCCCGTCGGCCATGAGCCAATCGCGCTCATTCAAGAATTCGATAAAGTCCATCACAATGGCGCCCTTGCTCAAACTATTACCATTTTGCGTTCGCACGCCGAGCGAGATGAATCAATTTCAATTTTCTCATGAAGAACATGAGGTGCATGTGGCTTTTTCAGGGTTCAGGTTTGAGCCGTGAGCGCCTCAGAAAAGCGCATTGGCTGGCCGGTACTGGGCGTCACAAGTTCGCCGTCCCACATGACCTTATGGCCACGAACAATCGTACCCACTGGCCAGCCGGTGACCGTGACACCATCGTAGGGCGTCCACCCCGCGCGGGATGCAATCCAATCATTGGTAATGGTCTCGCGCCGCTTCATGTCCACAATTGTGAGATCAGCATCGTAGCCAACCGCAATGCGGCCCTTTCCAACAATCCCAAACAGGCGGTTGGGTCCATGACTTGTCATATCGACAAATCTTTCCAAGCTTAGACTGCCTTCGTTCACGTGGTTCAACATGATCGGCACGAGGGTCTGAACACCCGTCATGCCAGAATGGCTGTCTGGATAGGCATGTTCTTTTTCCTCGCGGGTGTGCGGTGCGTGATCCGATCCCAGGATATCCGCGACGCCATTCGCCACACCTGCCCAAATCTGATCCTGGTGTGACTTGTCGCGTACGGGCGGGTTCATTTGGGCATAGGTCCCAAGACGCGCGTAGGCAGTATTATCGAGGGTGAGGTGATGGGGCGTGACTTCGACGCTGGCGACGTCTTTATGGTCCGCAAGAAAGGCGATCTCTTCCCCGGTTGAAATGTGCAAAACGTGAATCCGCTTACCGGTCTTGTGTGCCAATGCGACAAGACGTTTGGTACAGTTCAGCGCGACCTCGGGCGACCGCCAGACAGGATGGCTTGAGGGATCGCTTTGGACAC
This genomic window contains:
- a CDS encoding LacI family DNA-binding transcriptional regulator produces the protein MSRNDNRPLTLRDVSEASGVSEMTVSRVLRNRSDVSQATREKVLQAAKQLGYVPNKIAGALASQRVNLVGVIIPSMSNMVFPEVMTGISRVLEDTDLQPVVGITDYLPEKEEKVLYEMLSWRPSGVIIAGLEHSEASRAMLRAAGIPVVEIMDVDGDPIDAMVGISHRRAGQHIGEAILEAGYKRIGFMGTKMPLDHRARKRFEGMTQALAKGGVEVADQEFYSGGSALGKGREMTAAMLERTPDLDFLYYSNDMIGAGGLLYLMEKGVDVPGQIGLAGFNGVELLQGLPKQLATMDACRAEIGAKAAEIIVERTANPDAEIEDHVELTPTLSFGDTLRGK
- a CDS encoding plasmid mobilization protein, whose protein sequence is MTATDPTEERTARLPTDYIGGTCEGRQASPSNPNQTHASGVKEGLSESVIFRCTPSEKEALVAKARAAGLPNATLMREALGLTEARRRKPVPQVDPKLTFAVARVGGNLNQLSRWINGAVKSGRANQIDALKIVVQLVVIERQMAQIVAAHTGGGE
- a CDS encoding relaxase/mobilization nuclease domain-containing protein; amino-acid sequence: MIISFFSTGTGGGAAPVDYLTAREVLAYDENRRLIRDDTSKPQTKIRDPLPEVLHGNPDQTRDLIDASSNKWSYTAGVISFADSDDPSPAAQQEAIELFEALAFAGLDRDQYDCLWVRHSHEGNVELHFCTPRLELSTGKALNIAPPGHENAFSSLRDLMNKTHGWADPLEPDRAREVRATIEAPTRAQGREALHDWILDQISVGTITDRASMIDALADAAFDIPRASKNYITAKDPDTGERWRLKGAIFHDDWQAEPPRREIERRPGDSTQRPRRLDGISTGELQERFQQHCDQRATYNRDRYQVLSERQQERVGEAERDDQALVDDLTLGDRGDGLILDRDSADRELVLDGFDHALGDDEAWPDTDRTGWADMGDAGPRPDRIEDLHHGRDAGHLYRDQGTLDDTDPDSIGTRIARIRRAVGDGLREFSQGIARLGEALDQQDRKQGEWLGALRGAIDEITSHVRHHIGRLAARGAELRDAAGGVRDQLETSERRREAVDRELDARDSHRSAGHSL
- the cdd gene encoding cytidine deaminase, encoding MLMPNSVPDLREAAAAARENAYAPYSNFKVGAAMRGASGKIYIGANVENVAYPVGTCAEEAALAAMIVAGETEVIEAYVIADSPEPVPPCGACRQRLKEFGKNDVTVWMGTTDGKEEATTIGDLLPGAFDAGYMARS
- a CDS encoding homocysteine S-methyltransferase family protein, whose translation is MITILDGGMGQELIARSAAKPTPLWATKVLLDEQELVRAVHDDFFAAGAMVATTNSYAIHHDRLIAAGLDEQFEPLHRAACEIACASRDAAEVGSVAGAIGPLFGSYQTGPLPHDAVDRFAEICRIQAPYVDHFLIETVSALAHVDATLEGATGHGKPIWLSVSVDDYDGTKLRSGEPLEHVMDRIDRADALLVNCATPEAVTMAVDVIKGCGKPFGAYANGFTEITQSFVQVGATVQELSARTDLTPAAYADFAEDWAQMGATIIGGCCEVGPAHIAEIVLRLT
- the bmt gene encoding betaine--homocysteine S-methyltransferase, with product MDFIEFLNERDWLMADGATGTNLFNMGLESGDCPELWNDTKPDNIRALYRGAVEAGSDLFLTNSFGANRSRLNLHDAGHRAYELSKRSAELGREIADAAGRPVIVAGSVGPTGDIMEPVGSLSHAEAVDIFEETARGLKDGGADILWLETISAPEEYRAAAEAFARVEIPWVGTMTFDTAGRTMMGVTSPELVDLVKNLDNPPVAFGANCGVGASDLLRTVLGFHQAYPEIPIVAKGNAGIPKYIDGEIHYDGTPELMAEYAVLARAAGAKVIGGCCGTTPAHLEKMREALDTQEIGARPSLEAISTALGAFSSESDGTDVEVAHPKRERRGRRKSATPTAA
- a CDS encoding dihydroorotase — translated: MNSFDTIFRRGTVVNHHGIHETDIGVENGRITALGNLSRAASKAVIDCKGLHILPGVVDTQVHFREPGLTHKEDLESGSRGAVLGGVTGVFEMPNTNPLTTTRETFEEKIAAAKNRMHCDFAFYVGGTHSNVAELPILERLPGCAGVKVFMGSSTGSLLVQDDDGVEAILNAISRRAAFHSEDEYMLEERKDLRVQSDPSSHPVWRSPEVALNCTKRLVALAHKTGKRIHVLHISTGEEIAFLADHKDVASVEVTPHHLTLDNTAYARLGTYAQMNPPVRDKSHQDQIWAGVANGVADILGSDHAPHTREEKEHAYPDSHSGMTGVQTLVPIMLNHVNEGSLSLERFVDMTSHGPNRLFGIVGKGRIAVGYDADLTIVDMKRRETITNDWIASRAGWTPYDGVTVTGWPVGTIVRGHKVMWDGELVTPSTGQPMRFSEALTAQT